TGCCAGCTCACCAAGCTCTGTAAGCGACGTAGTGCCTGTCCCTACCCCAATACTCAATGTCAGCGGTACGCTGTGTTTAGAGGTGTTCTCACGGACTGTATCGAGCAGCGCAAACTTGGTCTTCTCGAGTTTCTCCAGCGTGCCTTCATTGAAGACAGCCAGGAAGCGTTCAGAAGAAATGCGTTTAACGAAAATGCCGTATTCATCTGCCCATTGATTGACAAGGGATGTGACGAGAGAGTTCATATGGCTGCGTGTCTGGTCATCCATTGTCTGAGACAGTTCATCATAGTTGTCAACCAGTAAAATTCCGATCGTCGTACGGTCCGCATAATACAGCGACTGCATCTTTACACGTTCTGTTACGTCAAACAGATAGAGCAGTTTTTCTTCCGGTTTATAATAGACGCGGTATGATCGGTCATTCAATATGATTACATCCTGCTCATTATCTTCTTTCGTCACTTGACGGAATGTTTCATTTATCTCATACAGTGATGATCCGACCCATGACTTGTCGGGGTAGATGGAGCTGACAAACGGGTTGACCCATTCCACCAGCTGTTTATCATTATCGTTCAGCAGGATAATCCCGATCGGTAGTTCCAGTAATGCTTCTTCCCCTACCTTTTTCATTCGATAGGACAGAGTTTCAATATATTTTTCGGTTTCCAGATAGCTTTCATTTTCTACTTTCCAGGCGATCCCGAGTGCCAGCGCATACGCAACGGCAAAAAACAGCCCGATCCAAAAGTTGTTGAGCATCAGCAGTACGGTACTTACTGCTCCCAAAAGAGAAACGAATGTCAACGGAATCCGTACTGCCCTTTTTTTATAAAATAAATTCAATATCTCATCTCCTACGCTCTCTTGTCTTTATCTATCCATGCACGAATGTTAATGGCGATATCCAACACACCCAGCATTACGGTGAAAGGGCTGAGGAACATGGCGAGTAATGCAGCCGGCACATTGACAATTAGCGGCAGCTTCATTTTCTGCAATGCATAGTAAATTAACGCCAAACCTTGTAAGAAGAATAAGAATCTAAAGATGAGAATGGCATTTGCCTCCATCAGATAAAACGTCGTCCCCTGTTCAGGCTGCGATAAAATAGAAATCAGCAGCAATGCCAAGTAGGCAAGCACTGTGGCAAACGGCAGACGCATAGACCGGAAGGATGCAAACTTAGGAACCTCAAAACGCAAACGTGACGCGATTGCCAGAATGGGCATAACGAAAAAATAAGACGCTATGAAAACCGATAAGATAAACAGTGACGGCACTATGGTCTGATAATACGTAAACGCCTCCGCTACAACCCGTTCCATATCCCTTGTCGAATTTCCCATTCCCGCCAGAATAACGAGTGCTTCTTCTTGAATCGTTTCAAATTGCTGCAGCAGCTGATCAATCGGATTAATCTTCATGAACCATACCGTACCTAGGTACAGCAGGCTTAGTGAAATGAGCAATGCGACGCCTGTTGCCATGAATACATACAGTTTTGACTTGCCTGTGCGCACAGTATCACCGATCACGAATCCAACCAGACTCAATACAATAGCCGAAGGGATGGAGAGCAATCCGCCAATCAGCAAGGTGATGAGCCACGTGCATACTGTCACCAGCAGGGTGGAAAGCCGGTCATAACGCAAACGATAAAGTGTAACAGGCAACGGAATCAGCAACAATGTTAACATGCCGAGTAATGGTACGTATAAAGTCAGCGCCAGTAATATGGCGAAGAGTGCTACCATCATAGCACCATACGTAATTCTCCTTGCTTGATCTTGCATATCTACGCCTCAATTCATTCATTGCTTCTTTTGCCGACCGTCGAGACCGGCGGACAAAGTGTGATGTTCCTTCATTCATATAAAGTCACATTCATCCTTCTAATTGTATCATGATTTGGTGCGAAATCAAAAGCACAGGCCGGTTTGTCTTCCAGTTAAATGGATGTTTTATGCTAGTCATTTCTGACAAATTATATAAAAAAACCGCCACTGACTGAGTAATTCAGTCAGTGGCGGTTTATATATTACCGCTCTTCTTGTACGAACGGAAGAAGTGCCATAATGCGTGCACGTTTGATTGCAATCGTCAATTTACGCTGGTATTTAGCGCTTGTACCAGTAACTCGACGAGGCAACATCTTTCCGCGCTCAGAGATAAACTTCTTCAGCAAATCTACATCTTTATAGTCGATGTGTGTAATGTTGTTAGAAGTGAAATAGCAAACTTTACGGCGTCTGCGACCTCCACGACGTGGTGCCATAATTGTTGTCCTCCTTCCTTTTTGCGTATTCGTGAACCTATTTCAATCAGAATGGCAAGTCATCATCAGTTACTTCGATTGGACCGCCGCCCGGCTGGAATGGATCATTATCGACACGCGTCATATTTTGCTGATTCGGTTGGTAGGATTGCTGGTTGTTGTACCCTTGTCCCTGATCTTGCGGTGCATTATAAGAAGGAGCTCCGCCACCGTATGATGGCGTCTGCTGACGTTCTGTATTGGCACTGCGCGGCTCCAGGAATTGGGTACTGTCCGCAACAACTTCTGTCGTGT
The Sporosarcina sp. P33 genome window above contains:
- a CDS encoding YybS family protein; its protein translation is MQDQARRITYGAMMVALFAILLALTLYVPLLGMLTLLLIPLPVTLYRLRYDRLSTLLVTVCTWLITLLIGGLLSIPSAIVLSLVGFVIGDTVRTGKSKLYVFMATGVALLISLSLLYLGTVWFMKINPIDQLLQQFETIQEEALVILAGMGNSTRDMERVVAEAFTYYQTIVPSLFILSVFIASYFFVMPILAIASRLRFEVPKFASFRSMRLPFATVLAYLALLLISILSQPEQGTTFYLMEANAILIFRFLFFLQGLALIYYALQKMKLPLIVNVPAALLAMFLSPFTVMLGVLDIAINIRAWIDKDKRA
- the rpsR gene encoding 30S ribosomal protein S18 — protein: MMAPRRGGRRRRKVCYFTSNNITHIDYKDVDLLKKFISERGKMLPRRVTGTSAKYQRKLTIAIKRARIMALLPFVQEER